A portion of the Acidobacteriaceae bacterium genome contains these proteins:
- a CDS encoding VirB3 family type IV secretion system protein — protein MSEQLRTSRRRNRVFKSLHKPLTYLGIERTLFFFICVSAVGVFNLFNSLLAGIGVFIGGFAFGHWVTNTDPAYLRILAKSEKFKTRYDAAKQRVPLVEVR, from the coding sequence ATGTCAGAGCAATTGAGAACGTCACGACGCCGCAACAGGGTGTTCAAGAGTCTGCACAAGCCCCTCACTTATCTTGGCATCGAACGCACACTCTTTTTCTTCATCTGTGTCTCTGCGGTCGGGGTGTTCAACCTCTTCAATTCGCTCCTCGCCGGTATCGGCGTATTCATCGGCGGCTTCGCCTTCGGTCACTGGGTCACGAACACCGATCCGGCCTACCTGCGAATCCTCGCCAAGTCCGAGAAGTTCAAAACGCGCTACGACGCCGCCAAGCAGCGCGTACCGCTGGTGGAGGTACGGTGA
- a CDS encoding TrbC/VirB2 family protein yields the protein MSRRIRVRIPARTAAQVHQWIRSMGGLLLLVFLIPLTAHAQSGSPFDTGFTNMQTLFTGTVAKVASLIAIVIGGYQFAHGEPGAKKALAGVAAGTGIAVMATNVLSWLWGS from the coding sequence ATGTCCCGTCGTATTCGTGTCCGCATTCCTGCCAGAACAGCCGCACAGGTACACCAATGGATTCGTTCCATGGGTGGACTGTTGCTTCTGGTATTCCTTATTCCTCTCACCGCACACGCACAGTCCGGTTCTCCCTTCGATACCGGCTTCACCAATATGCAAACCCTCTTCACGGGCACCGTGGCGAAGGTCGCTTCACTGATCGCAATCGTGATCGGAGGCTACCAGTTCGCGCACGGAGAACCCGGTGCGAAGAAGGCGCTCGCTGGCGTAGCCGCCGGCACGGGAATCGCCGTAATGGCGACCAACGTCCTTTCGTGGCTTTGGGGTTCCTAA
- a CDS encoding LysR family transcriptional regulator yields the protein MSDYDHLEFRHLKYIQAIAETRSFSAAATVANTTQSNISTQMAHLEGLFDIEIFTRHRDGAVPTPYGEVLVACARDLLQVRQDVIDMLRALRTGEITPLKLGYSSLVGKETLHTLIETTHNLFPHCEIFSEGDEIQNLEQRVGSDELDGALVTLPIEHNSDLTTCIVARQKPLVCMRSDDALAEHEAVRAHLLNNRVSIFQFPMVHRPAYRRMLELLSAVGITPKENKPTTNVEHIQWMVQQGKCLAFFRSGTRLLPGLILKPIHGADWTMDTALVLKPTSQHPALALLLRELRKRAREMGSLWAPKQPELANGPSRRKGPKPARDKGAGVLPLFEAS from the coding sequence ATGAGTGATTACGATCATCTTGAGTTTCGTCATCTGAAGTACATCCAGGCGATTGCAGAAACGCGATCGTTTAGCGCGGCTGCAACAGTCGCCAACACCACCCAGTCAAACATCAGCACTCAGATGGCCCACCTCGAAGGGTTGTTCGATATCGAGATCTTCACTCGACATCGTGACGGCGCGGTGCCTACTCCATACGGTGAAGTGCTGGTCGCTTGCGCGCGGGACCTGCTGCAGGTCCGTCAAGATGTCATCGACATGTTGAGAGCCCTGCGGACGGGTGAGATCACTCCCTTGAAGCTCGGCTACTCCTCACTTGTTGGCAAGGAAACACTTCACACGCTGATCGAGACAACGCACAATCTCTTCCCCCACTGCGAAATCTTCTCAGAGGGCGACGAGATCCAAAACTTAGAGCAGCGGGTCGGAAGCGACGAGCTTGACGGCGCATTGGTCACCTTGCCCATAGAGCACAACTCCGACCTGACCACCTGCATAGTCGCAAGACAAAAGCCTCTCGTCTGCATGCGTTCAGATGATGCTCTAGCGGAGCATGAAGCAGTACGAGCGCATCTCCTCAATAACCGCGTGAGCATCTTCCAATTTCCAATGGTCCATCGCCCGGCATATCGGCGGATGCTGGAGTTGCTGAGTGCAGTGGGCATCACCCCGAAGGAGAATAAGCCAACGACGAACGTTGAACACATCCAGTGGATGGTTCAACAGGGTAAATGTCTGGCGTTCTTTCGGAGCGGAACCCGCCTCCTGCCTGGTCTCATCTTGAAGCCGATTCATGGTGCGGATTGGACCATGGATACAGCTTTGGTTCTGAAACCAACTTCGCAACATCCGGCACTCGCTTTGCTGCTTCGTGAACTACGAAAGCGCGCGCGTGAGATGGGTTCACTTTGGGCACCCAAGCAGCCTGAATTGGCGAATGGTCCCTCAAGGCGAAAAGGACCCAAGCCAGCACGCGATAAAGGTGCAGGTGTCCTTCCGCTTTTCGAAGCGAGTTGA
- a CDS encoding HipA N-terminal domain-containing protein, which produces MAYRPSELLNVYLDAQGQRQKVGRLASRDRRILFEYDPGFLVSGIEVSPFKLPLQPGIITPDTTIFEGLFGVFNDSLPDGWGRLLLGPYRGASRNPSRSAKPS; this is translated from the coding sequence ATGGCTTATAGACCATCAGAGCTGCTGAATGTCTATCTCGACGCTCAGGGCCAACGCCAAAAGGTGGGGAGGCTTGCGTCCAGAGACAGAAGAATACTGTTCGAGTACGACCCAGGCTTTCTCGTCTCAGGAATCGAAGTTTCTCCATTCAAGCTTCCGCTCCAGCCGGGCATCATCACTCCGGACACGACGATCTTTGAGGGGCTGTTCGGTGTGTTCAACGATAGCCTGCCGGATGGATGGGGCCGCCTGCTGCTGGGACCGTACCGTGGAGCGTCACGGAATCCATCGCGGTCAGCTAAACCCTCTTGA
- a CDS encoding site-specific integrase, with amino-acid sequence MPRKRKEVRGVWEREPGSDIWWIRFRVDGVLKREKVGTHKAACDLLIKRKNEIREGIKMPENMRYTAVRFKTLCDDILVFSKKHHRDFRSVEIRVRKIVAEFGEKPVDKIKPAEIDAWLSRVTKTPATSNRYRALFSLIFREAIRNGKAAINPARLVRQRAENNGRIRFLTAEEEASLREAIRERFPEHEAELTISLGTGMRLSEQYTLAWKNIDFERREINLDRTKNGSPRMIPMNDAVMSAMDEFAKRSKSTSRDALVFPIKNPKDWFKPAMEDAEIDNYRWHDNRHTFCSRLAMRGENLKAIQQLAGHKTIQMSARYAHLGEKSLHVAVSGL; translated from the coding sequence ATGCCGAGGAAACGGAAAGAGGTAAGGGGCGTCTGGGAGCGCGAGCCTGGTAGCGACATCTGGTGGATTAGGTTTCGGGTCGATGGTGTCTTGAAGCGCGAAAAGGTTGGCACGCACAAGGCAGCGTGCGATCTGCTCATCAAGCGTAAGAACGAGATTCGCGAAGGTATCAAGATGCCGGAGAACATGCGGTACACCGCCGTTCGGTTCAAGACCTTATGCGACGACATCCTCGTCTTCAGCAAGAAACATCATCGCGACTTCCGTAGCGTTGAAATCCGAGTGCGGAAGATCGTTGCCGAGTTCGGCGAGAAGCCGGTCGACAAGATCAAGCCAGCTGAGATCGACGCATGGCTATCCCGCGTCACCAAGACACCCGCGACTTCGAATCGCTACCGCGCATTGTTCTCGCTCATCTTCCGCGAGGCCATTCGGAATGGCAAAGCTGCGATCAACCCGGCGCGACTCGTGAGGCAGCGAGCCGAGAACAACGGCAGGATTCGATTCCTGACCGCCGAGGAAGAAGCTTCGCTACGGGAGGCCATTCGTGAGCGCTTCCCAGAGCATGAAGCAGAGCTCACCATTTCCCTCGGGACGGGCATGCGCCTCTCGGAGCAGTACACGCTCGCGTGGAAGAATATCGACTTCGAGCGCCGCGAGATCAACCTCGACAGAACGAAGAATGGCTCTCCTCGCATGATCCCCATGAACGATGCCGTTATGAGTGCGATGGACGAGTTTGCGAAGCGCTCGAAGTCGACGAGCCGGGACGCGCTGGTGTTCCCAATCAAGAACCCGAAGGATTGGTTCAAGCCCGCGATGGAAGATGCCGAGATCGACAACTACCGATGGCATGACAACCGGCACACCTTCTGCTCACGACTGGCGATGCGTGGGGAGAACTTGAAAGCGATTCAGCAACTCGCTGGGCACAAGACGATCCAGATGAGCGCAAGGTATGCGCATTTAGGAGAGAAATCACTACACGTTGCCGTAAGTGGGCTGTAG